TGGGCCGCTCACCGACCACGTTGATGCCATAACCCTCGATCGCGACGATGTGGCGATGCGCGTTCGAGAGCAGTTCGATCTCATGCACGCCCAGATCCGCGAGAATCTGCGCGCCGATGCCGTAGCTGCGCAGGTCCATATCCTCGCCGCCCTCGGCCTGCGGGGCGGCCTGCACCGGCGCCTTGCTGACGAGCAGCACGATCACGCCCGCGCCCTCGCGCCCGATCTCGGCCATCGCGCGCTGCAGCATGCGCTTGCGCGGCCCCTGCCGGCCCAGCATGTCGTCCAGCAGCGAGATGGCGTGGACGCGCGCCAGCGTCGGCTTGCCCTCCACCACGCGGCCCTTCTGCATCACCATGTGGTGCGTGCCGTCAGTCTTGTCGCGATAGGTGAGCAGCTTCCAGTCGCCGCCATAATCGGAGGTGAAAGGCGCCTCCTCGATCTTCTCGACCAGATGATCGTAGCGGCGGCGATAGGCGATCAGATCGCGGATCGTGCCGATCTTGAGGGCATGGCGCTGGGCGAAGGCGACGAGATCGTCGAGACGGGCCATCGTCCCGTCATCCTTCATCACCTCGCAGATCACGCCCGAGGGGTTGAGCCCCGCCAGACGCGACACGTCCACCGCCGCCTCGGTATGGCCCGCGCGCACCAGCACGCCACCCGGCCGCGCGACCAGCGGGAACACATGGCCCGGCGTCACGATCTCATCCGGCCCCTTGCCCGCATCGATCGCCACCGCGATCGTGCGCGCGCGGTCGCCGGCCGAAATGCCCGTGGTCACGCCATGGCGCGCCTCGATCGAGGTGGTGAAGGCCGTCTCGTGGCGCGTGCCATTGTTGCGGCTCATCAGCGGCAGGCCGAGCTGATCGACCCGTTCCTTGGCCATGGCGAGACAGATCAGCCCGCGTCCATGGG
This DNA window, taken from Sphingomonas sp. AP4-R1, encodes the following:
- the ribB gene encoding 3,4-dihydroxy-2-butanone-4-phosphate synthase; the protein is MPASAEITRLRHAFLSSPEEIIDEARNGRMYILVDDEDRENEGDLIIPAQMATPDAINFMATHGRGLICLAMAKERVDQLGLPLMSRNNGTRHETAFTTSIEARHGVTTGISAGDRARTIAVAIDAGKGPDEIVTPGHVFPLVARPGGVLVRAGHTEAAVDVSRLAGLNPSGVICEVMKDDGTMARLDDLVAFAQRHALKIGTIRDLIAYRRRYDHLVEKIEEAPFTSDYGGDWKLLTYRDKTDGTHHMVMQKGRVVEGKPTLARVHAISLLDDMLGRQGPRKRMLQRAMAEIGREGAGVIVLLVSKAPVQAAPQAEGGEDMDLRSYGIGAQILADLGVHEIELLSNAHRHIVAIEGYGINVVGERPIPETLG